A genomic segment from Microbacterium sp. SORGH_AS_0428 encodes:
- a CDS encoding Fur family transcriptional regulator — translation MAPASVETEIALRHAGLRVTETRRGVYDALHASPHARADEVFARVRERLPATSMQSVYNALGDFVDAGLARRIEPAGHPGLFELRVADNHHHLVCRGCGRVEDVDCVAGAAPCMHPQQTHGFSVEAAEVTFWGMCPACAAQSE, via the coding sequence GTGGCCCCCGCATCCGTCGAGACAGAGATCGCCCTGCGTCACGCGGGCCTTCGTGTCACCGAGACGCGGCGCGGGGTCTACGACGCGCTGCACGCGTCGCCGCACGCCCGGGCCGACGAGGTGTTCGCCCGCGTGCGCGAGCGTCTGCCGGCGACGAGCATGCAGTCGGTCTACAACGCGCTCGGCGACTTCGTCGACGCGGGGCTGGCCAGGCGCATCGAACCCGCGGGTCATCCCGGCCTGTTCGAGCTGCGCGTCGCCGACAACCACCACCACCTCGTCTGCCGCGGCTGCGGGCGCGTCGAGGATGTGGACTGCGTCGCGGGAGCGGCGCCGTGCATGCATCCCCAGCAGACGCATGGCTTCTCGGTCGAGGCTGCCGAGGTGACCTTCTGGGGCATGTGTCCGGCATGTGCCGCCCAGAGCGAATGA